DNA from Tursiops truncatus isolate mTurTru1 chromosome 8, mTurTru1.mat.Y, whole genome shotgun sequence:
TCTAGAGTAGTAGTGAAATAGCTGGATAAAAGGGAATGAGCATTattaatcttaatttaaaaatgtgaaattgttTTCCCAAAAGTCGAAAATTTACACTAGCCAGGACAGCTATTTGCAGTAATAACTCATTCATGTAATCACTCCTATGGAGTAACCACAATTCCAGCAACTATTTCCAGTCTGCCAGTTCTAGTTCTGCCTGTAACTTCCTATGTGTCATTACAGAAACAACTTAACATCTCTCTAAAAGTCAGTTTCTCACCTATAATcttgggagagagaaaaatcaagacaAAACTTGCCTGAGTTGTAAAGGTCACAAAGTTGTTGTGAAGGTCACATTAACAAAGCTGTGGACAACTTTCATCAACATTTTCTGAGTATGTTCTTGTTGGGCCACTATCCACGATTCCCTTTACTTAAGAGCTTTAATCTAATAAGATTTGGTGAGATGGTTATTTTGCCCTCCCTGAATTGGGTTGTTTTGATCATTATAAATAGGGATGCATATTTTTTGCATATCTCTGTATTTCTTCAGAACTTACCCAAACAAATTTGTGTTTGAATCAGGgttcaattttattaataaatttataaggaAGAATCTGCTTTAGTGCCTTTAGATTAGATTCCTTTACCCCTAAGCTCCTTACCTTCCTATTCCCCTCTGCTCTTGTGTACATTCTCACACATTCTCtctacttccttttcttctgtttactttctCATTCAAACAAATCTTTGTAAAGATTTTCATTGGAAATTTACTATGTCCTTCACGTGGAGGgcaaaaatatgaataagaattaaaaggaaaatgaaacataaatCAGTTATCATTGGTCATATTTTAAACTAAGATTCAACAACCTACTGGTTGATATCATCTTATTTGAACTTGGTTGTTATACCAACAATTACATAATATGAAAAAGGATTATTCAGCTGGTTTATACAATTAATAATTTGGTACACtaataatataacaaatacaGTAATTACAATTAATAATTCAGTCAGGTTAGATGGTTAAAAATACCATTCAGGCCAAAATCTTGCTAACAACATTTCTTGCCCCCTGAACTTCCACTCTtagcaaataaacaaaatgctCTTTCCCCCTAAACTTTTTCACTCCATAGTAGACTTTTgtcctaaatatttaaaattttatctttaatttcatttggCTTGCATATACACAGTACCAATTATGCCACATCACTGGAGGCAATACTTTTATgttctcaaagtatggtttcCTGCATGTACTACCTGTACAGACTATAAAGATACCACCCTTGCTTTTTGAAGTGTTTACAATATAGGCACATTCTGGACTTGACTAAAAATAGCTGGCACAAGCCCTTGTTGAAATAGAAGTACTCATGTGGTTTACACTTGCTCTTTGGACTGAGTGCCTGTTATGTGAGGGACTTTTGTTTGACCCCAGTAAGCTCTGTGCTCAATGCAGGGCTTTTTTAAGAGGCCAAGCAGCTGTTGAACTAGTTCATGCTTTCACAGGGTTAGACAAAGATAGGGCAGCCTGAAACTGAAAATTTATGGTATCCTACTTCTATATGTAATTCAAAGCAAGAACAATACTAAACCACaacatgttttctgttttggtgacCTTGCTTGCTGGTACTCTAAGTTAGCAAAgcaatcacacacacagacacacacacagaaattggagagagaaaaatgtaatattttttattttgtcaaagcAACAATATAATGAGGACTATGTTGGTCGTTTTGACATAAGGAAAAAAAGCCAGGATCTCTGCATAagtcagggttcttcagagaaacagaaccaatagggtgtatatgtgtgtgtgtgtgtgtgtgtgtgtgtgtgtgtgtgtgtgtgtgtgtgatataattggctcatgtgattgtggaggctggcaagtccaaaatctgcagggtcggtgggaggctggagacccagggaagggtAACAGCTCTAGTCCAAAGacagtctggaggctagaaatctgagttAAAGTATTGGCAGGGCTGATTTCATctggggcctctctccttggcttgcatatgaccatcttctccctgtgtcttcacatggtctttgcTCTGTACATGTCTATGtcctaatttcttcttcttttaaggacaccagtcatattggattaggacccatcTTAATGTCCTCATTTTAGCCTAATTACCTCTTGAAAGacactatctccaaatatagtcacattcctcaataaaaaaataaaaaatatatagtcagATTCCAAGatactaggggttaggatttcaacatgtgaatttagGGTGGACACAATTCAGCCAACACGTTCCTCTTCCAtaatgcttctgtttcctttgagGAAAGAATGCTCACtaatttctcatgttttctttgttACTTTCGGTTAGGAGGTAAGGACAAGCAGGAGGTCTTTTGTGTGCCCTCAGAAGTCTGCCTTCAGTTCTCACCAAGCTGCTCTGAGAATGGAACGATCCACCAGGGAGCTGTGTCTCAACTTCACCGTTGTCCTGATTACAGTTATCCTTATATGGCTCCTTGTGAGATCCTATCAGTACTGAGATACCACAGCTCCTGGAATTGACTGCAACACTCCAGAACTGTCTTCTGTATGTGCTGAGATCCCACTGCTGTCATGGGATGCCTTTTCTGGCACTCCACAGCACTTCTGACCTGTTCGCACAATATTTGGGCTGCCTCCAGTGCTAGGATTGATTGTGTGATCTCTAAAGATGCTACTCTCAATGGCTGCCAAGTGTTTGCCAGGGAGCATTAGATTTATTCCCCAACTCTTACTGCAAATGTGTCAGACAAGCCACAAGGTTAAAAATAAACTAGATTCCTGATGACATAGAATTCTAACAAGCGCCTGGTGTGTTTCACCACACATCCCTTCATCCCACACTCAGCAACCAAACTCTAAATCAACTGCCAGAAGAAAGAAATTGTTAAAGGAAGTCTTTGTCAGCTCCTATAGCTATCATGTGAATAAAGTTGTCAACCCCCAAAAATgacttttagaatttattttaccTTCTATTTGTGATACTGCATTTGACCCTTGGCTGGGATTGAAGTGACAAATATTACAGTATTTCTAGCATTTGAGATAAGCCAAGATCCTCCAACTGCTGAGGATTTGAAACCTTAATTTGAAAGGTCTTAATTTGAAAGTCAATTAAGAATGTCATATTTCAAATAATTCCATTGGTTCAGTGCTCCTCAAACTTTCCCTCTGAACTAGTCCCAAGGGCAGAGGGAAAATAAATCCATTCTACTAGGAAGTTTGGAGCACAGCCTGAAATGTCCACTAAAAGCACAAAATTTCTTTGAAGCCTTGTGTTTTATTAAAATTcacaaaaaatgtatattttactcTGTAATATCTCCATGTTtgctttaatataaatatttaaaattatttgtcactgagttaaaataaaacatgagtcATGTCTCTAAGAGTAGCATATTCCAGTTTGGTTATTGTCATTATGCAAATAGAGCTAGTTACTAATAAACTACAGTATTAacaaagagagaataaaaaatgcAACATATATGTTTATGGAAGAGAcatgaaatagacatttcttaaaCATGCTACTAGAATACCCCACACTAGACAGATCACATTTGTTCCCTGTGCCAATTCCGAGGTAACCATGGAGAAAAGGAATATTGTTAAACCTTATTTTTCATAGCACCTCTCATAAAGGCATTCCTTGCTGAATTTAGCCTATCATTGCCATTGCCTACTTAGCATTGTGATTCTCATCCCTGGCAGCACAGTTTATGTACTCAGGggtgatttttcaaaatatttattctgagTCCTCCTCAgaccaattaaataaaaatctcaggGGGTAGAACccaaaaatttgcattttttgaaAGTCCTTTAGATAACTATATTGTGTAGCCAGAGGTGAGAATCACTGATACCTACCAGTACTTCCCATACTTTGATGTGATTATGAATCACTGGGAAGCCCCttttaaatgcagattctaattcagtTTGGATTCTGATACAGTCTGGACTGAGGCCTGAGATAttgcattttaaacaagctcCTTAGTGATGCCGATGCTATAGTCTGTGGTCTCCACAGATTTAACAGATTAGAATTGTGGGATtagcacattagaatcacctagaaCCTTTAGAAAACGAACCAAGCTTGAGCCCTATTTCCAGGAGTTTCTAATGTAATTGTTCTGGGGTTGAATCTGAGCATTATTTGTTTTTAGAAGGACTCCagttgattctaatgtgcagccaaggtAAAGAACcctgatataaaagaaaaagtgtcaTTATTTCGATGGGTTCCCACCAAATTTGGGAAATAGCAGTGTATGTTCATCAATGTCATGTTCCTAATTTCAGAGTCAGACTACACATATGGTTGTACAATTGTTAATGTTTTCGTGTGCAGCATGCCTACATGGCTCCAGGCCCTGGAGAGTTActagtctttttcttatttaaagaaaaactcagaaaatctACCAATGTTTGTGAATGTGTTTgtaaaggtgtgtgtgtggtggtggggaggggaatggaCAAACCAAGTGACAACATTCCCTTCCTCTAAGTCTGAGTCTTGGTGCCAGCATTTACAACAGGTACAATTTACTGAGTCTACTGTATATGAAGCCCTGAACTAGGCACTTTCTATACATTATGCCATTTAGCAGATGTGGGAACTGAGGATCATAAGGCCTCATTAACCAGATGTAAGTAGTGAAGCTAGGATGACAAAATAccatcttaatttcttttgggGACTGCATACAAACCATGTTTCACTACAGATCTCCAAACCATTTGATTATAAGTTTTTACCATCACATTCTTTAACATTCCAAAATATCAACCTAGTTAGATAAACGTAACAGTTGTAATTCCCTATGCAATTTCTCTTTGCTTGTCTGTCCTCACCTGCTTTTCTCTCCCTATCTTCATATAATTGGGTCTACTGATAGGACCCATTTGTAGACCATATTATGGGTCACTTTTGAAGAGGTAGGATATCCTTAAGCTGGGGCTAGTAATTTTGCCTAATTTCTCCCATGTTCAGGAGTCCTAGTCACTATAGTTAAATTCCATTCTCACTTACcagtttctttttatgtataatCTTCCCTGGGGCCTGGGGTTCCCTGAATCATCACAGTACTACTTCAGTGTTGGCCCTAGTCACACAAAAGCTGTCCAGTTACCCCCAAATAAGATGCTATTTCTCCTCTGGAGCCAAAGCATTGAATACTGGTTGTTAATGTTCTAGCTCATGGGCTTGATCCAACCTAGCTTCTTTCtctttagttcattcattcattcagcttaTGTGAAACTACGTGTTGTATATTGTACTAGACACTATGGATAAAATGGAGAATGAGACAGACAAGCCCCATTCTCATGTAGCATATGATTTAGTGGGGGAGACATATATGAACAGGTGGTTATTATAGCATAAGTTCTTTGACAAGGGAAGGATAAGGTGTTGTtgggttagttgctccgcagcatttgggatcttcctggaccagggctcgaactcttgtcccttgcattggcaggc
Protein-coding regions in this window:
- the SLN gene encoding sarcolipin, producing the protein MERSTRELCLNFTVVLITVILIWLLVRSYQY